CGCTACAACGTGAACGTACCGTTTCTCTTGCGCTTAAAGCCTACGCTAGCATGGCAACCAGTGCAGACAAAGGTGCGGTACGCGATAAAAGTAAGCTCGAGGGATAACGATGAGTGACAACAGTTATCCCACCACTGGCGCAGACTATCTGCGCCAAATATTGCGCGCTCCCGTTTATGAAGTAGCGACGGTAACACCGCTACAGGACATGCCGCGCCTATCTGAAAGAACGGGTAACACCGTTCAATTAAAGCGTGAAGACAGACAGCCGGTTCATTCATTTAAGTTAAGAGGCGCCTATAACATGGTCGCCAATCTAACCGAAGAACAGAAACAAGCTGGGGTTATTGCGGCTTCAGCGGGCAACCACGCTCAAGGTATGGCGCTATCTGGTACTAAATTAGGTATCAATACCACTATCGTTATGCCTAAAACCACACCTGATATCAAAGTCGATGCGGTACGTGGGTTTGGCGGTAAAGTGGTATTGCACGGTTCCAACTTTGATGAGGCGAAAGCAGAAGCTGTGCGTCTCTCTGAAGAACATGGATATACCTTTGTTCCTCCTTTCGATCACCCTTTGGTGATTGCAGGTCAAGGGACTATCGGCATGGAGATGATTCAGCAAAATGGTCACCTCAACTATATCTTTGTGCCTGTAGGCGGCGGCGGTTTAGCGGCGGGTGTAGCGGTTTTAGTGAAGCAACTTATGCCAGAAATCAAGGTCATTGCGGTCGAGCCTGAAGATTCGGCCTGCCTTGGTGCAGCATTAGATGCCAATCAGCCCGTGGCTCTGGATCGAGTCAGTATGTTTGCTGACGGTGTAGCCGTTAAGATTATCGGTAATGAAACCTTCCGTCTTTGCCAGCAATACATAGATGGTCATATTACGGTCTCTAGCGACGAGATCTGCTCCGCGGTAAAAGATATTTTTGAAGATACACGAGCGATTGCTGAACCATCAGGTGCTCTCGCCCTCGCTGGTCTGAAAAAATACGCAGATAAGCACAAGCTACAGGGCTGTCAGCTTGGTACGATTCTCTCGGGTGCCAACACTAACTTCCACGGTCTACGCTACGTCTCTGAGCGCTGTGAGTTAGGTGAAAAACGCGAAGGGTTATTAGCGGTTACCATTCCTGAAAGGCAAGGGGCATTCTTCGAGTTCTGCAATATTATCGGTGGTCGAGCGGTAACAGAGTTTAACTATCGCTATAACGATGACAAACTGGCGAATATCTTTGTTGGTGTTAGGCTTTCTGGCGCTCAAGAGGAACTCGATAGCATCATCAAAGACCTTCGTACCGGCGGATATCCCGTTGTTGACTTATCCGATGATGAAATGGCAAAACTGCACGTGCGCTACATGATTGGCGGTAAACCAGCAAAGCCTCTTACAGAGCGCTTATATAGCTTTGAGTTTCCAGAATACCCTGGCGCTTTGCTTAAATTCTTGAGTACCTTAGGCACCCACTGGAATATCAGCTTATTCAACTATCGAAACCAAGGCGCAGACTATGGTCGTGTGCTGTGTGGGTTTGAACTTGATGATGGTGACTTATCTCAGTTTTCTGCTCACTTAAGGGAGTTAGGTTATCAATGTAAAGATGAAACCGATAACCCCTCTTACAAGTTTTTCCTATCATAAAAAAGCCCCCACCGTTGATACTGTGGGGGCTTTTTTAATGTATTCAGTCGTTATTGTTTCTTAGTTGGGCGCTTCCAATCAGCAACAACACGCTCTTTAGCGCGAGTAATGACTAGAGCATTATCCGCCACATCTCGCGTCACTGTTGTACCTGCCCCCACGGTTGCACCATCAGCAATAGTCACCGGCGCAATAAGTTGACTATCCGATCCAACAAAAACATCATCGCCAATGATGGTTTTAAATTTATTGGCGCCATCGTAGTTGCAAGTAATCGTACCTGCACCAATGTTAGTACGTTTGCCAATTTCAGCATCACCGAGGTAGGTTAGATGGTTCGCTTTTGACCCTTCACCTAAACGAGCATTTTTAACTTCGACAAAGTTGCCCACATGGGAGTCATTACGTAAGTCAGCGCCAGGACGTAAACGAGTAAATGGTCCAACAGTACAGGCTTCACCAACTGTTGCGCCTTCTATAACGCTATAAGGTCGAACCAAGGTATTATCGTCAATTTCACAGTCTTTCAGCACGCTGCCGGCACCAATTTCGACATTATCACCTAGAGTAACACTGCCCTCGATAACAACGTTGACATCAATCTCAACATCTTTACCGCATTGCAAGCAACCCCTCAAGTCAAAACGGTTTGGATCTCGAAGCATTACCCCCTGAGCCAGCAGTTTCTCTGCTTGTGCTAACTGGAAAGCGCGCTCAAGTTTGGCTAATTGCACGCGGTCATTCACACCTTCAACCTCAATTGGGCTATCTGGATGCACCGCTTCAATACGACGCCCGTCATTATGAGCCGCAGCAATTACATCGGTCAGGTAGTATTCACCTTGAGCATTGTCATTACTTAGACCTGATAACCAACGACGAAGATCTCCACCCGTTGCAACCATCACACCGGTGTTAATTTCTTTGATCGCTTTTTGCGCTTCACTGGCGTCTTTCTGCTCGACAATCGCCACAACCGCATCGTTCTCTCGTACGATACGTCCGTAACCTGTAGGGTTATCTAGAACAACCGTTAGTAGACCAATGCCGCCCTCAGGTTGAGCATCAAGCAAACGTTCAATGGTCTGCTCGGAAATCAGTGGTACATCCCCATACAGAACCAACACTTTTTCATCATCTGCAAATTGGTCAGACGCCTGATCAACCGCGTGGCCTGTGCCGAGTTGCTCAGCTTGGAGAACCCAATTGACTTTCTCTTGCTCAAGCGTTGCCTGCATCAAATCTCCACCGTGACCGTAAACCAGATGAAGATTTTGTGCCCCTAAGCTTTCACAGGTATCGATGACATGTTTCACCATCGGTTTACCCGCTAATGTATGAAGTACTTTTGGGGTATTGGAATACATGCGGGTGCCTTTACCCGCAGCAAGAATCACTGCACTAAATTTCATGAGATTAACCATCTACTTGTTTTGATTTGCTGTCTGACGAGTTACAACATGTGAAATAGAATATTTTCACATCCTTTAATGTGCATATTATTACAGAAAAGGCGACCCTTAGGTCGCCTTTTATCGCAGTCAATCACGCTTTATGCGAAATTAACGACGTTTTTTTGTCAGCTCAATTACTCGTAGCTGAGCAATGGCTTTAGCCAGTTCACTGGCCGCTTGCGCGAAGTCCATGTCGCCATGCTGATTCTGAATATTCTCCTCAGCTTTGCGTTTGGCTTCTTCTGCCTTAGCTGCGTCAAGCTCTTCACCACGAATCGCGGTATCAGCCAGCACAGTCGCTGTGCCAGGCTGAACTTCGACAATACCACCAGAGACATAAATGAACTCTTCGTGGCCGTGCTGTTTAACGATACGCACCATACCAGGCTTAATAGCGGTCAGCAGCGGTGTATGACCATGGAAAATACCAAGCTCACCTTCGCTACCGGTCACCTGAAACGTCTCAACACGACCTGAGAAAAGCTTTTTCTCAGCGCTTACCACGTCTAGGTGAAAGGTTATTGCTGCCATATCGCCTCCTATTTAGCCTTATAGCTTCTTCGCATTCTCGATAGCATCGTCGATAGTACCGCAGTACATAAACGCTTGCTCTGGAATGTCATCGTAGTCACCAGCTAGTAGACCTTTGAAGCCACGTAGAGTCTCTTTAAGAGATACGTAGATACCAGGGGCACCAGTAAATACTTCAGCAACGTGATAAGGCTGAGTTAGGAAACGTTCAACTTTACGAGCACGAGATACGACCTGCTTATCTTCTTCAGATAGTTCGTCCATACCAAGGATCGCAATGATGTCTTTCAGCTCTTTATAGCGCTGCAGCGTTTGCTGA
This genomic interval from Vibrio hippocampi contains the following:
- the ilvA gene encoding threonine ammonia-lyase, biosynthetic, which produces MSDNSYPTTGADYLRQILRAPVYEVATVTPLQDMPRLSERTGNTVQLKREDRQPVHSFKLRGAYNMVANLTEEQKQAGVIAASAGNHAQGMALSGTKLGINTTIVMPKTTPDIKVDAVRGFGGKVVLHGSNFDEAKAEAVRLSEEHGYTFVPPFDHPLVIAGQGTIGMEMIQQNGHLNYIFVPVGGGGLAAGVAVLVKQLMPEIKVIAVEPEDSACLGAALDANQPVALDRVSMFADGVAVKIIGNETFRLCQQYIDGHITVSSDEICSAVKDIFEDTRAIAEPSGALALAGLKKYADKHKLQGCQLGTILSGANTNFHGLRYVSERCELGEKREGLLAVTIPERQGAFFEFCNIIGGRAVTEFNYRYNDDKLANIFVGVRLSGAQEELDSIIKDLRTGGYPVVDLSDDEMAKLHVRYMIGGKPAKPLTERLYSFEFPEYPGALLKFLSTLGTHWNISLFNYRNQGADYGRVLCGFELDDGDLSQFSAHLRELGYQCKDETDNPSYKFFLS
- a CDS encoding F0F1 ATP synthase subunit epsilon; the encoded protein is MAAITFHLDVVSAEKKLFSGRVETFQVTGSEGELGIFHGHTPLLTAIKPGMVRIVKQHGHEEFIYVSGGIVEVQPGTATVLADTAIRGEELDAAKAEEAKRKAEENIQNQHGDMDFAQAASELAKAIAQLRVIELTKKRR
- the glmU gene encoding bifunctional UDP-N-acetylglucosamine diphosphorylase/glucosamine-1-phosphate N-acetyltransferase GlmU, giving the protein MKFSAVILAAGKGTRMYSNTPKVLHTLAGKPMVKHVIDTCESLGAQNLHLVYGHGGDLMQATLEQEKVNWVLQAEQLGTGHAVDQASDQFADDEKVLVLYGDVPLISEQTIERLLDAQPEGGIGLLTVVLDNPTGYGRIVRENDAVVAIVEQKDASEAQKAIKEINTGVMVATGGDLRRWLSGLSNDNAQGEYYLTDVIAAAHNDGRRIEAVHPDSPIEVEGVNDRVQLAKLERAFQLAQAEKLLAQGVMLRDPNRFDLRGCLQCGKDVEIDVNVVIEGSVTLGDNVEIGAGSVLKDCEIDDNTLVRPYSVIEGATVGEACTVGPFTRLRPGADLRNDSHVGNFVEVKNARLGEGSKANHLTYLGDAEIGKRTNIGAGTITCNYDGANKFKTIIGDDVFVGSDSQLIAPVTIADGATVGAGTTVTRDVADNALVITRAKERVVADWKRPTKKQ